A stretch of the Rhinoderma darwinii isolate aRhiDar2 chromosome 3, aRhiDar2.hap1, whole genome shotgun sequence genome encodes the following:
- the MXD1 gene encoding max dimerization protein 1 isoform X1, with product MAASVCVNIQMLLEAAEYLERREREAEHGYASMLPYDSKERDSLKRKSKSKKSSSSRSTHNEMEKNRRAHLRLCLEKLKVLVPLGPESNRHTTLSLLTRAKLHIKKLEDCDRKSQHQLEQLQREQRHLKRQLEKFGVERIRMDSIGSAVSSERSDSDREEIDVDVESTDYLTAELDWSSSSSSASDLDERGSLQSICSDEGYYSAGIKRIELQDNPKTSVTL from the exons ATGGCGGCCTCGGTCTGTGTCAACATCCAGATGCTGCTGGAGGCGGCGGAGTATCTGGAGCGGAGGGAGAGAG AAGCCGAGCATGGTTATGCTTCCATGTTGCCTTACGATAGCAAGGAGAGGGACAGCTTGAAGAGGAAAAGCAAATCGAAAAAAAGCAGCAGTAGCAG aTCAACCCATAATGAAATGGAGAAGAACAG GCGAGCTCATTTGCGGCTTTGTCTGGAAAAGCTAAAAGTATTGGTACCCTTAGGTCCTGAATCCAACAGACATACCACGCTAAGTCTCTTAACAAGAGCAAAGTTGCACATTAAG AAACTTGAAGATTGTGACAGAAAGTCACAGCACCAATTAGAGCAGCTACAGCGGGAGCAGCGGCACTTAAAAAGGCAGCTAGAAAAATTTGGAGTTGAAAGAATTAGAATGGACAGTATAGGGTCGGCAGTGTCATCTGAGAGATCGGATTCTGATCGGG AAGAGATTGATGTGGATGTGGAGAGCACAGACTATTTAACAGCAGAGCTGGACTggagcagtagcagtagcagtgcCAGTGACTTGGATGAGAGGGGAAGCCTGCAGAGCATTTGCAGTGATGAAGGCTATTACAGTGCCGGAATTAAAAGGATAGAACTACAAGACAATCCAAAAACCAGTGTTACCCTATAA
- the MXD1 gene encoding max dimerization protein 1 isoform X2, with product MLPYDSKERDSLKRKSKSKKSSSSRSTHNEMEKNRRAHLRLCLEKLKVLVPLGPESNRHTTLSLLTRAKLHIKKLEDCDRKSQHQLEQLQREQRHLKRQLEKFGVERIRMDSIGSAVSSERSDSDREEIDVDVESTDYLTAELDWSSSSSSASDLDERGSLQSICSDEGYYSAGIKRIELQDNPKTSVTL from the exons ATGTTGCCTTACGATAGCAAGGAGAGGGACAGCTTGAAGAGGAAAAGCAAATCGAAAAAAAGCAGCAGTAGCAG aTCAACCCATAATGAAATGGAGAAGAACAG GCGAGCTCATTTGCGGCTTTGTCTGGAAAAGCTAAAAGTATTGGTACCCTTAGGTCCTGAATCCAACAGACATACCACGCTAAGTCTCTTAACAAGAGCAAAGTTGCACATTAAG AAACTTGAAGATTGTGACAGAAAGTCACAGCACCAATTAGAGCAGCTACAGCGGGAGCAGCGGCACTTAAAAAGGCAGCTAGAAAAATTTGGAGTTGAAAGAATTAGAATGGACAGTATAGGGTCGGCAGTGTCATCTGAGAGATCGGATTCTGATCGGG AAGAGATTGATGTGGATGTGGAGAGCACAGACTATTTAACAGCAGAGCTGGACTggagcagtagcagtagcagtgcCAGTGACTTGGATGAGAGGGGAAGCCTGCAGAGCATTTGCAGTGATGAAGGCTATTACAGTGCCGGAATTAAAAGGATAGAACTACAAGACAATCCAAAAACCAGTGTTACCCTATAA